ATATATTCTAGCCTGGAGACACATTCCAAGACAGCATTCCAGGTGTCTTGTAGTGAATCCGTCTCCATATCGCATAAAACAAGCAAGGCACGTAATGCTTCCACATTTTTACTTCGCATCTCCTTTGGAGCATGCAAAAATGTAAATCTACACACAGTTTGGCAAAACATCAGATCACATTTTTTGCATACTTCATTATTGATATTAAGTAGATGGAACAAAATGATGTTAAATTCATTATAGTATCTTATAACATAATATTACAAAAGATCCTAAGAAAAATCATACCGTACTAAGGATGTTAGGAAAGCATATCGCATTGTATCCATCCCAAGAACACGTGTTAGATGTATGCCAGCTCTGAAACCTTCCATGCAAAGAATAACCCTTGGCTTATTGTCTCCTTCCTCCAATGTGACAGAAAATGTAGCAAGCAAAGGCCAGCCCACGGCTTCGAGCATTGGTCTTACTAGGTCAATCTGCTGAGCTGTATAGAAAACACCCCTTTTTTCACCTTTATTTTTGAAAAGTGCCTGAATTTgttttttaatcttttcactcTCTGTCTTAGTATCAATCCCTGACTTCTTTTTCGGAAGagctaaatttaaaatattgacaagGCGTCCTCTCTCTTCTGTTTCTGGCCGCAGTCTACTGCTTATAGATGCATCAGACTTATCGCTCTTCATCTTTATCTCTTCTCTAACAATTGAATCGTATATCTTCTCTAGGAGGTCCTTTGGAGCACACTCTTCTACATCACTCATAGAATTCATGCGTATGAAATCAGATTTAGACATTTTTggccaaaccattggattgtgtgCATCAGTATTCAACATTATAACTGCATAGGCAAGAACATAAGCAGTATCTGCATTCTTGAAAAGTCCTGGATTATCAGCACAATAACTGCAAAACAAACATGGCTCAGATAAACAATCAAATGGAAAAGAAAATTGAGGGGATGCTAAACCGCTGAAGCAGCATCTCAAGATGTCAGCTACTATACCGCTCAGCAAACTTTTCCATGATCCGATCAATTTTCTGTGCTTCTCCAGGAAGTCGAAATCCTTTTAGAAACTCACGAATTGCAGTATCAAACTCTAACCCTGATAACTTCATGGAATCAACATAAGCATGCATAACAGCAAGGGGAAGTTCCTCATGCTGGCCCAAATATTCTCCAATCATGGCCTGACATATCAAAAAAATTAGACATTATGTTTTATCAAAAACAAAAGGAATAGTCATAGGAGACACCTTATCCAAACTTGGAGTGGTCTTCAGGAATTGGGCTATTGCAGAAGCCTTTTTCTCGACCAACTTATTAGACAACAGAAATTCTATCCCTTTCGCTGGTTTACGATTGAACTAAAAACAAAGGAACGAGTTATTAACCATACAACTAGATATAACAATAAGATAAAAACTTTCTGAAACTAGAACAAAAGACTCATTACCAACAACCATCCTAGTTACCTCTAAGATGGCTGCTTCCATTGTGGATTTGTGAGCTTTTGCCTTCTCAAATTGGTTTAGTCCATCATCATGGAGCTCATTAACTGTCCCAGGTTCTCTAGCCAAAACTTCCTCTTCAAGGGACCGAACAATGTTACCATGTTTATCAGTTTCTTTCCTTAGCTTCTCCCAATCAACCAATGATTTCAGCACACTCACCAAGCACTGCATAAAGTAAATAAATTGTTATAATTTGAAGATAGAAATAAAGATTGACTGAATATATCAGCACAGCCGCACAAAAATAATGGTTCTCTTTTAAAGAAAAGACAAAGACCTGAAGCGATGAGCCTTTAGCAGATGCAACCTGCATCGAAGAAGCTGAGTTGGGATCTGTAGTTTGAGTCCCTTGTGCTATCCTTGACAAAGCATTTACCTGTTTAGATCAGTGGAAATAAGTAGATTCTTTAAAGAATGGCACATTACAACCCCAAGTTATCACCATGATTTGCTTGGATCTTACCATACGTTCAAAAAGGTTTGGTGCCTGAAGATCACAATCATAGTTAACAAATATGTCCGCAAGCATTTGTGAATCCTTACACACTTTCTCAAGCATCCTAAGAGAGAATCCAATTACAAGTTTCCATCAGCAATACAGAAAAGCTTACAGCACGAGTAAATGCCACTAGGCCAACAATGGGATATATGAGACAGTATTCCTATCAACTGAAGATAGAAGTGTGGGGAAGGAAAGGAAAAAACAGAACATATTTTTTAAAGCTAATATAAAAAAGAACAACACTTTACCGAAGAACACTTGTTCTTTGGCTGAGGGCACTCTCATTGCCTTCCAAGGATTTTAAGATTATCAAGGGAAAAAAGACACCAATTTCTCCCtggaaatatacatatacattagcAACATCAGATCCAAGGAGATTGGTTTCTCCAAGACAGTCTAAAGGAGAAATTATATGACCACATAATAATAAGATACCTTAAGACTTTCCCTAAAACGAAGCAACAGAACTGCAAATATTCCAGTTGCATACTGCACAAGAAGATTAATCATAAAAGTTTTATCCTTAGCAAAATAAATGGCCATGTGTCAGTTGCTATGAAATGTGAAGAATAGTTTTAGCAACTGCCCAGCAATTAGCAAATAATCAAGCAATAAAATTAATCAACAGGACAAGCAGCAACAAATAGGAAGAAATGATAACCTGAAAGACAACTGGAGAAGGAGAAATAGAAGCCCGTAATAAAGCATAAGAAAGATAAGCCTTGACAGAGTCAATAAAATGGAAATTTTTCGTAAAGGATTCGCTCACTCCTTCCAGTAAACCCTGCAATTAAAAATCCTTAAGTAATATCAAGAACACTAATAAACTCAAAAGGTCGAGGAGCATAAATGCATTgactaaaaaataagaaaaagttagAGAGAGTTTTGGCAGATGAAGCCTTCTAGTCTCCACATAATCCAAAACAAACTAACCTGCAAAAGCTCAAGAGACAAAAGTCTTGTCTTTGTAGTAACCTCATCTCCCTCTTCTTTCATCCCCATCTGCAAATATATACCTCAGCATGTTAAGATAGACCATACTGATTGAATGTGATATGAGATCATCTTCACAAATTTAGACCTTGCAAAGTGTTCGAAACAGCAATAATGCATCATGTTGCATGACAGTGCTCTCAAGATCAATCCCTCTGAAATAAGATTATATGATAAATTTGTTACATCAAAAAACAAATGAAGGCTTGTTCTATTTACATATACAAACATTTTTATACCCTGAGATTTTCTTGCCATCCTCAAGTTGAACAGCCTGGTCAAGAACAGCCTCTAGACCCTACAGATTGTTACTTAAAATAAGATGAAACCCTGATGCAGATGAGTTCCAAAGTAATCTGCAGAAATAATCACTAATAGTTTCACAGAAAATAGTCCTAAGAGAGAGAGAACCTTGATGTCTGCACCACCAGCCAAATTCTGGAGTTGCTCAAAAGATGGAGATGTCTCATTTGCACGGTTCATGGTTAATGCATCTCCTAGAGTAATTTTCTTCTCATCTTGGTCATCTCTAGGCACTTCCTCGTAATCAGAATTTGTGGAGCTAGCTGATGGAATTTCACCATGCACATAACTATTGGATGGTACAGAAACCTAAACACCCATAGAAAATAGTTGGAACTTTTCTGGCATATTTTACATATTTACTAAACCTAAATAAGATGATAAGTCCAACCTGATCTACTTCCATTCGCCTAAACACAATACTGATCATTTGGGTCAACATTGCTTTTGATGTTGCCTGATTTATTGGACTCTTGCTGTACCAGATATTTATAGACCATAACATTAGCTAAGAGTTACTGAATGGACAATATAGGGGAATAAAAAGACTCGAGTACCTATTCAGAGCAATGTTATAGCATACTCTAATCACTCCCAGCAAAGGTTCTCCATGCActgtgttaaaaaaaaaagacttattaGAGAAAAAGATAAGCAGCAGAGCTACAACAAAGATATAGTATAAGCAACTACAGACATAAACCATTCCTGCATATAGCCTGTCACTTcagcaaataaaagaaaaagatccaGGATAAGGCACATTAATAATTCAAACAAACATTTTGCAACACCAAATCAGACAAATCTATTGAATCGAAAAGAGGTTTTAAGCTACAAAAGACCAGCAAAAACCTATGAGAAAAagctttattataatttttttaaaaatcaattATCTGTATCAAAGATTGAAATTTCATATCGTACCAGTATATCGAGCTTTGCTCAGTATAGTACTGTACAACATACTGagcagtatatatatatttatatatatatatatatatatatatatatatgtaaataatataaaaaatattaaaagaaggCGTACGtagcctcgacgacgtcgccttcTCCTCGTTGCCTCGTCTGCGACGTTCGGCGAATAAGGCGGCAAAGATGGCGAAGGCTGCAGACGAAGAACGCGACGAAGGCCGCAGACGTCTCTGGCCTTCGGCAAGGAAGAAAGCCACAAAGTCGCAGACGAGGCGATGAAGGAGACCGCCTCTTCTGCTGCTCTAATCATCGTCGGCTCCAGATCCTCCTCTTTACGACTCTTCTCATTGTTACCTCTCGTATCGGGATCATCGAGAGAGGGCAACGTCGGATTGGGATTGAGAAAGGGCGTGGAAACAAGTTCATGCCGACGTTCTCCtggttctccctcttcttcgaacgccctctccttcttccttcttcgacgCTTCTCCCTCAGCTTCGTAGCAGCTAGGCCGCAGCTAGGCTGATACCGCCTAATAGCAGGCAGTAACGatcaaaatttcgatcgttatcgcCCGAAACAGCCCCATATCGTCTGATACGGGACTATATCGAGCACCAGGCAATACGATTCGAAATCGCAAACCTTGATCTGTATGACAAACACTTATGCATTATCGAAAAAGCAAAACAAGATGGAAAAAACAACTAATCCAAGCTTGATGACTTTAGTTAAGCATCTTATATCAAAACGAGAAACGAATCAGCAGCTTTACAAGAAGCTACAATTCCCTCTAGTGATGGCAATATATTATATTTCATTTCGATCAAGTAATCTATGTGCATGTATATATTCATGCATAAATGCTACTCACAACATTTATGAGTCCTACTCAAGATTTGCATATTATCTGCAATACTTATGTTAGCCGTAATCTCAAGAATGGTGACCATGAGATATTGGACTGACTACATCCCACCTCTTTATGAAGAACGAAAACTAATTGTGTAATCCCATCGCCTGACTACCCCTTAAATGCTATCCTCTGGTAGAACAAAATATTCTCTTATCACCTAATTCCAAAAAAGACAACAGTCTGTTTTCTCATAACCATATTGATACAAGGCATATTCAAGGAATTGAGTAAGATTAATGAAGATGTACATTTCCTcaaaataaaatgagaaaaacataCATCTCAAGTCTACATATAAAAAAACCAATTGACATAAATGCTATGGTGCATACAGTCAATTAGCTTGATCCGATCATTTTATTCAACCCTTGCATTTCAGATACATTACAAAGAGAATTTCTCATAACCACTCATGACTACTACTTTTGATGATTCACCTAAATTTAACAAGAAATAAGATCTAGCTGCCACAAACAAGATTTAAAATCTCAGTCTAATACCCATTTCAATATCTTGCCGGACAAATATGATACCAGCATCTGGGCAGTATATCAACTTGTACCATCTTGTATCACTaaggaaaaattaaaaaattaaaagaaaaacaggTACCAAGCTATATGGTCAGAGACAGTTAATACCAGTCAATACACTCTGGACCAACTGGTACTTGAAAGTTGAAATTTGGCAGCAACAACAGCCAATTCTCTGCAACTTTTTGCAATAACTACCAAAAACCCTGATAAGAAACCTCTCCAACTCCAAGACAGGAACATAGACCTCTAAATGTGCTTAAGTGACTAAAACCAGAATGTTGTCGTCGAATTTGCAATTGTATAAAACTGAGCAAGATAGCTTCACCTTCCATTAAGAGAGAAATCGAGATGTAAGAAAAATACAGGGGACAAACTTGCTAATGTTGTGAATTCCTATACATACTCCCAAAAAGTATGTTTACTCCCAAAAAGTATGTTGATGAGATGAAGATGAGAGAGTTGTCATGTAACATGTTGAGCTTATCATTTGGAATGATAAGTAGGAAGGATGGCACTACATCAGAAACTCCTGGGTTGTGGCAAAGGTGAATAATTCAGTCAAGCAACAAATGCTTAAAAACTATTTAAGTTGGCCATGTAACACACATATCTAGAATGTAAACCCAAGAGAATGATACATACCAACTTGAACAACAAATATTATGAGCAaagaattaattttattatcttttaactATTCAAGCATGTTTCAAAAGATGGTTCTGAAAGTAAATAACTCCCTCCTTGGAAAAACAAAAGCAGAAAAAACAATCTTATTAAAAGTACCTCTGAACCTTGTTGATGATACTGCTGTGAGAAGCACCTTTAAAACTTGTAATATAGTACTGCAAAGTTCCATGTGTGtcaacaaaaaaattaaaagaaatcatATGAAAGATATATCTACATAATAGaagcaaatttaaaaaattaaccaCCTGTCAGATGAAGAGTTATCAACACAGCCACAGACCATATTGAGAATATCAGTAAATAGTGAAGCATTTTTACCACCTTCCAGTCCAGGATCACCCTCTAAATGATCATAAGCTATAAGTTTCTGCCAACAGGCCAATTGAATCAGATGCATTCCTAGTACTATAAGCATCAGAGCATAATGGTCAAAATTTTCTGACAATAGCATGAGGAAAATGAAGTAgtcaaagaagaaacaaaaagaaaatgacatGATAGTATGCAGTCCAATTACAGCATTACCACTGTGAGTCAAATGTGGAGGACAGAATTTATCACAAACTAGCAGCATGTAGAGGAACATGCTGAGCTTTACATTATGTAAAGTTGTAAACAAAACATAAAAAAGAGAAATGGCCAAGAACCAAGCTTCCTGTAATGCAGGCCCCAGTAAAAATCAACCCTatagttaaaaaaagaaaaaagacaaaCTACTACTTAATGTTTGTGATGGATGACCTTCACGAGCATTAGTTCATATTGCTTCCTCCAAGGAATCTTTATAGTCTCTGTAAAGGAGGTCTTTGACTCTTTATAGTTGCTTTTTAAGACAGCAATCTTTTGAAGTCCTAGGAATGTTGTTTGTCCAGGATTGGTATACCAGGTGTATTGCTATGTACCACCCCAGTATTTACCAGTCCAATTAGACACTGGTAAGAGTGCATATACTTTGGTACTAGtcgtattcatttttttttttttttttgccattttTCATTGATACCAAGGGGTACATGTCGGTATACCATTTAGCATACCAGTAATGTATTGATCCAATAACCTCACAAAACCAGTATCGGATGGGCATTTAAATCCTTATTGGTTGTTAACCTCAGCTTGGTCCATCATGAGATACTAATGTTGATGATGATTGATGACAAGGTTATCTGAACCCTTGTCCAGTAACAACTGATGTCCAATGTTTAAGCGGATAACTAAGGAAAACTAAAAAAGAGGTTCATCATGTTCTTGCTACTcgaagaacagaaaaaaaatagTTCCGAAAGAAACAAAAGGGATAAAAAATTAGAGGGAAGGAACAATAACAAAACTAGATGAAATAAAGGAAAGATATGGAGTACAAAAAAGTGAATTAACAAGACAGGAAGGATGGTGGCCCTCTGGAATTATATTGATGAAGTAGTTCTGTGGCTGACACCACAAGTTAAGCCACAGTTAGGAGAATTGACATGGTTTACAGGGATAAACCAATAGAAGAATCTACCACTATTAATTTGTGCTTAAGCATTTTTGACTATGTAGTTCTAGCCCTATCAAGTTGGTCAGTTCTTCCGAAAGGCCAGATCATgaccaattttgctagaaaacctTATAATTCTTTCATTAGAAGATCGATGCTCTAAATTTTGGCAACAGGGGATTCGACTTGCTGTCACAATGGCATGTGCAGGGATATTATGAGACATCGTGAGCAAATGGCAGGTGTACCTTCGGGAAGAAGAACACAAAAAGGCGAAAGAAATTGATATACCACTTGACAATCAACACTCTAACAATATATATCCACTGCTTGTTCTCATCTTTTTCTCTTCACTTCTTCACAAGACCATAGTATTCTGATAGAGTGAAACCTTAGTCATTTGGGAAAAAAAGCCAATAAAATCCTATGAAAGCATGAACCAGAACAAAGTGTCCGAGCTCAACATTCCTACAACCATTCCAACCAAGAAACAACTCTCTTTCCTCCCTCCACATGATTTTATTAGTCATTCCCTTGTTGGAATGAGATTTTCAGCAAACTATAATTTAGCTCAAAACTTGAACCTTCAGATGCATTTCAGGTTTTAAAACTTATTCGATCAAGAATAAGAACTATTTAAGTTCCATGTAACAATTTTTTTAAAGATGTCTACAGTTAATATGAGATATTCAGATATTGCCTCTAGGATGGTTTGCTGCCATTTTGCTGAAGATCGTATTGTGAGACTTAGATCTAAGTTCTTTTGCAATATTTTATAGAAGTCTTTACATAAGATGTTTCCCCATGCACATCAAAAAGTTACAGATTAGTCAAACAAATTAAGTGATATATACTTAGGAGACAAGAAGTTATCAAACCTTTTTGCAACCTTTTTTTGCAAGAGCAACTGGCTTTGAATGCAGCAATCCAGTCATAAAGGTATAGATAAACAATTATAGGCATTGTGAACTAACAATTTAAAAAACCATAGCCCTTGTAACAGTATATTCACTGTCAAACAAAAAGACGATAAAAAGAAACTTCTGGAGTTGTGAATTGGTGCATTTCAATTTGTGCACTAGAGAGATAAGCACTTGCATGGAaaaaatgacttatcagcagTAAGTCAGGTTAAAATTATCAGGGATTGTCTTTTCGGGTACCAGACCCGTTATGGCAATTTGATGGAATGGTACATACCAGTCTGTAACAGTGTACTGACATATGGTACACCGGTGCATACTGGTGGTTTGGCGAGTAAGAAAAAGAGGAACAAGTGGAAGGGGTGGTGGAGGAACAGAGGAGGAAgtaagagggaagaagaggaagaaggaaaagaaagaagagaaggaaaagagcagcggcagcggcgaggcaATGACATCGTCAAAGCGGAAGCGACAGTGGCGACAGCGAGGCGGCGCCATCTTATGTGAGAAGAGGGCTAGCGTTTGTGATGACAAGGCAGCGGTATCGTACGTGATGGCaaagcgacagcggcagcagtgGTGAAGCTGCAATGGCGAGGCGATGACATCTTATTCGACAAGAGAGCTCGCGTTCACGAACCATAATCTCTTTTCTTTTAACGCTGATTTGGATAGGGGCCCCACCAtttctttgaattttttattaatttaattggaTCGCCCAAAATGGGATGGTCCGCATATCGGACCACACCTGGACTAGTACATACGACCCGTACCGTACCATTTTGAGCGGTATAGCAAACATTGAAAATTAATGAGAATAACTAGTAGGGCATGCATTTTCAGACAACAAATACGACAGAGATTGATCACATAAGCATGTTCATCAATAACATAATAAATGCTATTTCTAACCACACCATAGTCATTTTAGCAGTCAGATTCTAATGTGAGAAAGCAGTTCTCCATATCATCTAACGTAGACAAATCATTAGCCGAAACAAAAAATTAACTTCAAAATGAAAGATCATTcaacataaaagatcaagaaaagtaacatgttttttttttcaagcAAGATATGAAAAATAGATAAAAAGATATTTTACTACACCAGAAATGACCACAAAATCAAGTAATAAGAAATAGAACTCATAGGCACTAAACACACATACATGCATATGCATCAAGAAGCCAGCAACATATGTTGAGCCAAATAATCATACTTGTTTCTGCAATAAATGTGTAACGTAACTTTGAGGAAAGAAAAGATACTGCATTTTTTAGTCAACGAGGGAAACATACATGAAGACAGTCAAGGGCAGGCTCCAAAAGTTTTATATTCTTTGTCTCAAATGCAAGTCTCAGAGGCTTCAAAACAAGTTCAGCTTGGGCTGCATCTAAGGTGTGGCCAGCACTTGCTAAAGCTGCCATAATAGGTTCACTGGTCTCTTGGGACTTCCTGACGGTAACAACATCCTTTTCAACATCTGAAGCTGGAGCCTCCCCTTCTTTCGCTGATAAATCACCATCAGATCTGATGCTATGCAACAACAGTAGTTGGTTTAAGTTATGCAAAAATTTGGTGAAGCACATGAGTTGAAAAGGCATAATCAAACACTAAAGATTCACAACAAGACCCTTATGTGCTTGTTGATGCTAACACAGCCATGAAGGTATCATGAGAAACCAGGAACCTACTAAAACTCATCAATAACTACTAGATAATTATTTATAGCAGGAACTGAGAGCAACCATGATCACAATATGCTACCGTAAAACCTAAAACACAAACAAATTAGTGAGAAACCTCTCATTCCCTGCCAAAGTTGCAGCATTGTTATGCTCATCAGAAGTCAACTCTTGCTTGGTCTCTTTCATGTTGTCTGAAAGTGGAAGGCAAAATGAACATAGAAATTCTCAGCTCGTACTATAGTTTAAAGGTTTAAATAACAAAaccaacaaaaaaatatattttgttaaTAAATCACCACACTCAAACATAACAATCAATTTATACATAACAAGTAACTAAAGCTAATCTATGCAAAACTTGACAACTGAACTTTGATAAATCTTTTAGATAAATAATGATAAAGAAtgtcaacaacaataacaaacaaATCTCTAACTTACCAGCTCAGCTATGGATTAATTTATGCCATCTACTATATCCTTTATTAACCAATGAAGTATGGAACTATGGATATAGATATAACACATtgaaatgacatgatacatatataTCGCCAAAGATAGAGCAATAAAAAATGTCATAACTGATCAAGATTGACAATTACTGATAGTATTAGAATACGTAGCTATATCTTgacaaataataattatatagagTTTCCAActattcatcataaatattctTACTTTTTTAATACGTAGCACTTGAAGATATAGCGAAATTATGGTGAATGACATAAGACCATTATTCTAACTTCACAAAGCATATCTATCTCATTTGTAATTAAAAGCTCGACACCCGAGGAAACCAAAGTTCTTGCAAAAGGTGATGGAATTGGAGAGTTTCTTAATTATTCTTCCCTTCCCTCcccactctttctctctctcatacTCACTCTTTGTCCTCATCCTCATTCAGTGTACACGTTTATGGTGATGGTAGTAGCACTTGGCAGTGATGTTCTATCAATTCTCATTCTACTTGTAACTTTGGTCTTGTAATCTCTGACATCCTTTTACTATGGTGCACTCAGTCACAATGTAACAAATGCACGAAGGTAACTTTGATCTTCTAATGCTCAGTCACTTGTAAATTTGGTCTTCTAATGCTTGAAGGTAAGGCAATCACAACATGTCAACAACTCATTGTGATAAAACAACTTTGTTGAATAGTCAATCATCTAAGGTTGAAAATTGGACTTCACCATTAAATTATAATAGTCAAACAGAAGATTCAAGACATCCCAATGATAAATAACCATAGAATGACTGGTCATTGTGGAAACTTAATAAAGCGATCTAATCAAGACTGGAGTGTGAAAATTTAGATTAAATTCAATTTGAATGCAAGACCTTTTTTTAATTTAAGTCCGTAATAGGGCCATAGTCAATTCATTGTTTCCCATcagtctttttttttatcttataaagTCCAGCATGATGTGATCAGAATAAATTTAACTAATAATTAGTTTCCAATCAATCCTAATTTCTGGGCTACTGATTGAATattgtttaaattcaaagaatccagCAAGATACATTtcctaagaaaaagaaaagaaaaggcctTTTATGTTCAAAGAATTATGGCAAGATATGTTTCCTAGTCGAACAATTCTAAAAGGGCTGCTTTCTACGAGAACACTAACAACATATAATTTTCTGAGATCAAAACTCAATCTGGTTTATAAATGATTGTCACCGACTATTTTTATTTAGGGTCTTTAAAAGTCAAATTGTTGTTCACTTCTCCTAGTATGTCCAATTCAATTTTAGACTATCCATCGATTTACTTAGCCCAGTGGCACatgcataaaaataattttcagtTGGTTTAAGTCAGagaaatggtttgaacccatggaATGATTCATTTAGATGATTGTTGGTCATTTTCATTAGCTCCTTCTTTATCTTTTCTCCAATTTCTCAACTCGTGCTCTTCGCTTATAACAACACCAACCACtttcctcagatttttctttcaAGCTTAGCCTTATATGTCACTACCCCTATGCATATGTATGAAAACACAAATTAGGGCATATTGATCCACCACATGTCCTGCAATATATCACATTCTCTCAGGGTAGTTTCATTGTAAACTATATCTATAACATAAAACTGACAAAGATCGAGTACTAAAGAGTCATCTGCTGCTAGGAGGATTTCTACAGACAGGAAAaagtgaaataaaaataaaaaaatataggaggaatataaattaaaaaataaatggaGAAAAGTAGAAGTGTAAACAGACTGAACACGATCAAGTGAACTTTTGTTTATATTAGACTAAAAGTCTAAAACAAGCATATGTTTGCTTGGCTTAGCATGAGCCTGATAAGGTGTGTAAACTGAATG
This Musa acuminata AAA Group cultivar baxijiao chromosome BXJ1-2, Cavendish_Baxijiao_AAA, whole genome shotgun sequence DNA region includes the following protein-coding sequences:
- the LOC135606556 gene encoding brefeldin A-inhibited guanine nucleotide-exchange protein 5-like isoform X3, with amino-acid sequence MAALASAGHTLDAAQAELVLKPLRLAFETKNIKLLEPALDCLHKLIAYDHLEGDPGLEGGKNASLFTDILNMVCGCVDNSSSDSTILQVLKVLLTAVSSTRFRVHGEPLLGVIRVCYNIALNSKSPINQATSKAMLTQMISIVFRRMEVDQVSVPSNSYVHGEIPSASSTNSDYEEVPRDDQDEKKITLGDALTMNRANETSPSFEQLQNLAGGADIKGLEAVLDQAVQLEDGKKISGGIDLESTVMQHDALLLFRTLCKMGMKEEGDEVTTKTRLLSLELLQGLLEGVSESFTKNFHFIDSVKAYLSYALLRASISPSPVVFQYATGIFAVLLLRFRESLKGEIGVFFPLIILKSLEGNESALSQRTSVLRMLEKVCKDSQMLADIFVNYDCDLQAPNLFERMVNALSRIAQGTQTTDPNSASSMQVASAKGSSLQCLVSVLKSLVDWEKLRKETDKHGNIVRSLEEEVLAREPGTVNELHDDGLNQFEKAKAHKSTMEAAILEFNRKPAKGIEFLLSNKLVEKKASAIAQFLKTTPSLDKAMIGEYLGQHEELPLAVMHAYVDSMKLSGLEFDTAIREFLKGFRLPGEAQKIDRIMEKFAERYCADNPGLFKNADTAYVLAYAVIMLNTDAHNPMVWPKMSKSDFIRMNSMSDVEECAPKDLLEKIYDSIVREEIKMKSDKSDASISSRLRPETEERGRLVNILNLALPKKKSGIDTKTESEKIKKQIQALFKNKGEKRGVFYTAQQIDLVRPMLEAVGWPLLATFSVTLEEGDNKPRVILCMEGFRAGIHLTRVLGMDTMRYAFLTSLVRFTFLHAPKEMRSKNVEALRALLVLCDMETDSLQDTWNAVLECVSRLEYITSTPSIAATVMQGSNQISRDAVLQSLRELAGKPAEQVFVNSVKLPSDAIVEFFTALCGVSAEELKQTPARVFSLQKLVEISYYNMARIRLVWARIWSVLAQHFIAAGSHHEEKVAMYAIDSLRQLGMKYLERAELTNFTFQNDILKPFVILMRNSRNEKIRGLIVDCIVQMIKSKVGSIKSGWRSVFMIFTAAADDELESIVESAFENVEQVILEHFDQVVGDCFMDCVNCLIRFANNKISPRISLKAIALLRICEDRLAEGFIPGGALKPVDGGLETNFDVTEHYWFPMLAGLSDLTLDSRLEVRNCALEVLFDLLNERGRKFSSAFWEGIFHRVLFPIFDHVRNAGRDGLVSSGDEWLRETSIHSLQLLCNLFNTFYKEVSFMLPPLLSFLLDCAKKTDQSVVSISLGALVHLIEVGGHQFSDSDWDTLLKGIRDVSYTTQPLELLNSLGFENSKKQTVLSKDSKDTDAKDGGSPFRNNHKMEGGRALDHESFSADGNAAGNTISTINSKDDYEENNLQTNFEESDGNLKKPAEAANYQRSQTFGQRIMGNMMDNLLLRGLTSKSKNRTSDLSPVSASPVKIPDAAESVVDDNDEENSMMATIKGKCITQLLLLGAIDSIQKRYWSKLKVSHKIAIMDTLLSLVEFAASYNSSSNLILRMQYIPSERLPLNLLRQEITGTSIYLEILHKSTATQNGSSHEQGISDGPFVQTSSVNDSCYAGSLDSDEKLKGIAEEKLVSFCGQILEEASELKPISGETGSTDLHRVLDMRAPVIVKVLKGMCCMDNLIFRKHIREFYPLITKLVCCDQMEVRGALGDLFSTQLTPLLP